GAGACTGCCAGTGCAAACTGAGAGGAAGGTGGGGATGACGTCAAATCATCACGGCCCTTACGCCTTGGGCTACACACGTGCTACAATGGACGGTACAGAGAGCAGCCACTGGGCGACCAGGAGCGAATCTATAAAACCGTTCACAGTTCGGATCGGAGTCTGCAACTCGACTCCGTGAAGCTGGAATCGCTAGTAATCGGATATCAGCCATGATCCGGTGAATACGTTCCCGGGCCTTGTACACACCGCCCGTCAAGCCATGGAAGCTGGGGGTACCTGAAGTCGGTGACCGCAAGGAGCTGCCTAGGGTAAAACTGGTAACTGGGGCTAAGTCGTAACAAGGTAGCCGTACCGGAAGGTGCGGCTGGAACACCTCCTTTCTAGAGAAAGACGTAAAATGAAGCTCTTTATGATGTATATGATGCATTACTCTCGCTGTTAGTTCAAATAATACAAATTAAGCAAAAAAACAGAGTCTCGTAGCTCAGCTGGTTAGAGTACTACACTGATAATGTAGGGGTCGGCAGTTCGAGTCTGCCCGGGACTACTATTTTAAGCTTAATTAAAAGGAAATTTTAGAAGTATGAGTATGAATTACCATTAATTCAAAATTCAACATTCATAATTTAAAATTAGGAAATGGGGGATTAGCTCAGCTGGCTAGAGCGCCTGCCTTGCACGCAGGAGGTCATCGGTTCGACTCCGATATTCTCCACAATTCACGTAGAGTGAAAAAAGTTCATTGACATATTGAGATAAGAAAAATATTAAAAAGTAGAAAGCACAATTTTTTACATAGTAATATGTAAAGAGAAAGTACAATAAGCAAAATAAGGGCGTATGGGGAATGCCTAGGCTCTCAGAGGCGATGAAGGACGTGATAAGCTGCGAAAAGCTACGGGGATCGGCACACACGACTTGATCCGTAGATATCCGAATGGGGCAACCCGGTATGTTGAAGACATGCCACACCGATAGGTGAGCAAACCCGCTGAACTGAAACATCTAAGTAGGCGGAGGAGAAGAAAACAAAAGTGATTCCGTAAGTAGTGGCGAGCGAACGCGGATTAGCCCAAACCAAAGTTGTTACGGCAATTTTGGGGTTGTAGGACCACGCGATTTCTTGCGGATAGAATAAGAATTAACTGGAAAGTTAAACCATAGAGGGTGATAGTCCCGTATTAGTAATAGAAGATAAGAATAGTGGTATCCTGAGTAGGGCGGGGCACGTGAAACCCTGTCTGAATTTGGCGGGACCATCCGCTAAGGCTAAATACTCCTGAGAGACCGATAGTGAACCAGTACCGTGAGGGAAAGGTGAAAAGAACCGTGAATAACGGAGTGAAATAGATCCTGAAACCATACGCTTACAAGCGGTCGGAGCCCTTTCGTGGGGTGACGGCGTGCCTTTTGCATAATGAGCCTACGAGTTAACGTTGCTGGCAAGGATAAGTGGTTAAGCCACGGATCCGTAGCGAAAGCGAGTCTGAATAGGGCGCTTTAGTCAGTAGTGTTAGACGCGAAACCGTGTGATCTACCCATGGGCAGGATGAAGCTGTGGTAACACATAGTGGAGGTCCGAACCGGTTGACGTTGAAAAGTCTTCGGATGACCTGTGGGTAGGGGTGAAAGGCCAATCAAACTCGGAAATAGCTCGTACTCCCCGAAATGCATTTAGGTGCAGCGTTAGTTATAAAGTTATATAGAGGTAGAGCTACTGATTGGATGCGGGGGCTTCACCGCCTACCAATTCCTGACAAACTCCGAATGCTATATAATGTTCACTAACAGTGAGGGCATGGGTGCTAAGGTCCATGTCCGAGAGGGAAAGAACCCAGACCATCAGCTAAGGTCCCCAAATATATGCTAAGTTGAAAAAACGAGGTTTGTCTGCCCAGACAGCTAGGATGTTGGCTTGGAAGCAGCCATTCATTTAAAGAGTGCGTAACAGCTCACTAGTCGAGCGGACGAGCATGGATAATAATCGGGCATAAGCATATTACCGAAGCTATGGATTTGTAATTTATTACAAGTGGTAGGGGAGCATTCTAACAGGGCCGAAGGTGTATCGTGAGGTATGCTGGACCGGTTAGAAAAGAAAATGTAGGCATAAGTAACGATAATGCGGGCGAGAAACCCGCACACCGAAAGACTAAGGTTTCCTCAGCTATGCTAATCAGCTGAGGGTTAGTCGGGTCCTAAGGCGAACCCGAAAGGGACAGTCGATGGCCAACGGGTTAATATTCCCGTACTACTGATAACTGTGATGGGGTGACGGAGTGATGAAAGTGTCGCGAACTGACGGAATAGTTCGTTGAAGGCTGTAGCTATATTCTCGATAGGCAAATCCGTTGAGAATGGCAAAGGCCGATAGTACTCGGAGTCTTCGGACAAAGAGATAGTACACCTAAGGGCTTCCAAGAAAAACCTCTAAACTTCAGGTTATTAGTACCCGTACCGTAAACCGACACAGGTAGTCGAGGAGAGAATCCTAAGGTGCTCGAGAGATTCATGGCTAAGGAATTAGGCAAAATAGACCTGTAACTTCGGGAGAAAGGTCGCCAGCGCAAGCTGGCCGCAGTGAAGAGGTCCAGGCGACTGTTTATCAAAAACACAGGGCTCTGCAAAATCGTAAGATGAAGTATAGGGCCTGACACCTGCCCGGTGCTGGAAGGTTAAGAGGAGATGTTATCTTCGGAGAAGCATTGAATTGAAGCCCCAGTAAACGGCGGCCGTAACTATAACGGTCCTAAGGTAGCGAAATTCCTTGTCGGGTAAGTTCCGACCTGCACGAATGGTGTAACGATCTGGACACTGTCTCAGCCATGAGCTCGGTGAAATTGTAGTATCGGTGAAGATGCCGATTACCCGCAGTGGGACGAAAAGACCCTGTGCACCTTTACTATAGCTTAGTATTGACTTTGGATAAGTGATGTGTAGGATAGGTGGGAGACTTCGATCCAGCGTCGCCAGGCGTTGGTTAGTCATTGTTGAAATACCACCCTTTGCTTATCTGAAGCCTAACCCCGTATTGCGGGGGACATTGCTTGGTGGGTAGTTTGACTGGGGTGGTCGCCTCCAAAAGAGTAACGGAGGCTTCTAAAGGTTCCCTCAGTACGCTTGGTAACCGTGCGTAGAGTGCAATGGCATAAGGGAGCTTGACTGAGAGACATACAGGTCGATCAGGTACGAAAGTAGAGCATAGTGATCCGGTGGTTCCGCATGGAAGGGCCATCGCTCAAAGGATAAAAGGTACGCCGGGGATAACAGGCTGATCTCCCCCAAGAGCTCATATCGACGGGGGGTTTGGCACCTCGATGTCGGCTCGTCACATCCTGGGGCTGGAGAAGGTCCCAAGGGTTGGGCTGTTCGCCCATTAAAGTGGCACGCGAGCTGGGTTCAGAACGTCGTGAGACAGTTCGGTCTCTATCTACTGTGGGCGTTAGAAATTTGAGTGGATCTGACTCTAGTACGAGAGGACCGAGTTGGACAAACCTCTAGTGTATCTGTTGTCCCGCCAGGGGCATCGCAGAGTAGCTACGTTTGGAAGGGATAAGCGCTGAAAGCATATAAGCGCGAAACCCACCACAAGATGAGATTTCTTTTAAGGGTCGTGGAAGATGACCACGTTGATAGGCTATAGATGTAAAGGCAGTAATGTCATAGTCGAGTAGTACTAATAACCCGTAAGCTTATGTACGAATCCTCCCGGGGAACCGGGAGGGTGCAACTTTCTAAAAATAGTAAATAAAAATACTTTCTTTATCTCAGTATGTTAAGATATTGTCTGTTGTTTTGCATCAATTTATGGTGTATTAATAATAGAAAGATTGCCCAAAGCAATTGTAACGACTTAAGGTGGTTATTGCGGCGGGGCTCACCTCTTCCCATCCCGAACAGAGAAGTTAAGCCCGCCTGCGCAGATGGTACTGCAGTTATGTGGGAGAGTATGTCGTCGCCTTTCTTTTAAAAACCCTTCATCTATGATGAAGGGTTTTTTGTTTTACAAACTTCTGTACAACAAAACAAAACAAAACAAAACAAAACAAAACAAAACAAAACAAAACAAAACAAAACAAAACAAAACAAAACAAAACTAGGATCAAACGCAAAGCTTGGGGATTACCCAAAAAGATTAGATAATCTAAATAAGAAGAAATCTACTTTACGCACTCCTCTAAATTGACTTCTAAATGCTTTTACTTTAGCATTAAAAGATTCTGCTGAAGCATTTGTACTTCTATTGTCAAAATAGTTTAAGATTGACTGGATCAAACGCAAAGCTTGGGGATTACCCAAAAAGATTAGATAATCTAAATAAGAAGAAATCTACTTTACGCACTCCTCTAAATTGACTTCTAAATGCTTTTACTTTAGCATTAAAAGATTCTGCTGAAGCATTTGTACTTCTATTGTCAAAATAGTTTAAGATTGACTGGTAATTAACCGTTATAGTATTTAAAAGGATATTAAAATTTTTAAACCCTGACTCCTCTACATTCCTGTACCAATGTGCCAGTTTTGTCATCGCAACGTGTTTATTGTTATGATTGTTGTAAATACCTCGTAGTTGTTGGGTTAAACTGTATGCTTTTTTAATATCGGGATATAAGCTAAATAACAATTGGGCTCGTTCATTTTGTCTTTCGGTCCATTTATTGCGGGATTTATAAAGAACATATCTACTTCTGGCGAGCAACTGTTTTACAGAGTCTCCATTAGATAAAAGATCTGGGCGATAAGTTTTGTTTTCTCTTTTCGCTTGTAATATCAATCGATTCTCAGTATCCATCGCTTCCCAACGATATTTTATTCTAATCTCCTGTAATGCTTCTAGAGCCAATTTTTGAACATGAAATCTATCGGTCACCTGTACCGCTTTTGGAAAACATTTTTTGGAAATCAACTTCATGGAATTAGCCATGTCAAGTGTTATTTCTTGAACCCAACTTCTTTTTTTGTAATCAATTTTACAGATATGTTCAATGACCTGATCTGCCTTTGTCCCTGCAACAATAGCAACTAGGCAACCTTTTTTACCTCTAGCTTCCTTATTGGTTACAATAGTAAAAAGCTCACCCTGAGACAAGGCTACTTCATCAATTGACAAGTGGGTACCTATATTTTCAGGATAAATAATCCACTCATGTGCATGTTCACGTGGAGCCCACGTACTAAAGGAGCTTAAATATTTTTTGTATTGTCTTTGTAATTTTTTCCCATTGACTCCAAAGAAACCTCCAATGGTATGACAGTCAATAGCAGTTTTATCTATTAATTTCTTTTAAAAAAGCCGCAAACTCCTGAGTCATGCGGGTTCCCTTGGCAACTAGATTCCAATCTCTTTTAACGATCTCACTTGTGTCTTTATTGGTCCAGCGACGTCTTTTGATGTGTAGATACACAAACTTCCCTCTCAAAGGAAAGTCCTGAATAGTGATCTCATCCTGGAAACCCTTTGAGATTAACTGAAGTCCATTAAATTCTGACGGAGGTTTGGCATGCTCTTCAAAGTATAGGTGTAATATTTCTTCTGTATTAGTAGAAGAAACCACTTCAAAATGGTCAACTAAAAAATCAGGAAGCATAAACTTCAAAAGCTCTATAGGGGTCATATCAAATTCTTAGATTGCAAATTTCTGATTTTATTTTGACATTCCTCCCCAAGTTTTGTTCTTGATCCCTTTTGTGTACTGCTTCCACATAGTGTAGAAATAAAACTGCTTTTTTAGATTTCAATATATCGCACGAAAATGCCATAAAGCGCTGTAATATAGCTATTAAGTAAGTGGCTTTAATAAAACGGAATGCTTTGGTATAGTTCTTTCATACTGATTATACAGAGAACAAGTATAATCTTAAAATATAGCATTATGAAAAATTTATTTTTAACAGCCGCTTTAGTAATCGCCTTATCGTTTAATGCCTCTGCTAACACAGTAACTGAATCCACAACTACCAACACTACTATCCATCAGGAGAAAGAATATAAAAGAATCGACGGATCGGAAGTATCCCAGGAAGCGCTTCAGAATATCTCTAAAAAATATGGAGGTTACAGCATGGAAGAAGCGTATGTAGCTGCTGATGGAGAATACAAATTAGTACTCTCGAAAGACGGACAAAAAGTAACGGCTCTCTTCACCGCTGCCGGTGAATTTGTGAAGGAAGCTTAAAAAAAAGCACTAACAGTTCTAACCAAACAACAGAAAAGCCAATGATCGAAATCATTGGCTTTTCTGTTGTTTGGAAACTATCTATAATCTTGCTTTGAATTCAAATAGAAAAAGCCCTCTTTTTTAATTAAAGAGGGCTTTTGGTATAGAGGTATAAATGGTACTTTAAGGCTTGGCGATTTCCTTGGCTTTGGAGGCTGCAGTATCATCTTTCTTACGGTCTGCAACAAACTTCGTAAGTAATTTTCCATATTTGGATGCTGCTACTTTTGGAGACATTGTTTTTTGAATGGTATCCAAATACTTCGTATTCATATCATAGATCTCAGATAAAGCTAAATAAGGGGCAATTTCATAGTTGCCATGCGTTAGTGCATAGTTAGCCGTAAAACGATAGGTTCTGATCGTTAATTTGTCCTGTTCTTTATTGATACTGTCTAAAGTGGCTGTATCATTTTTCATCGAGGCCCGTATTCCTTTTTCTACTAAAGCCAGATTTTGATCATTGAAGCGGGATTTCATTTTTTTGAATTCCTCAAATAGTTTCTGGTTTTCAGATCCTGTAATTTTAGCTTTAGTCAGGAAACCTTCCAATTCAGTTTGTATGTTCATTTTCCCAGGTTCAGCAAAGAAAAGAATACTGTTGTCTAATGAATTGGTGACACCTCTGTCTAAAAATAGATAGTATAATTCAGGTGTTTCCACATACAGATCAGCTTTGAAATTGGAATCACCATCAATTTTTATGGTGTCAAGACTTACTAAGACACTATCCTGTATTTTCTTGATGTATAATGTTCCCTGTGTAAGGCCTTTTACATTTCCGGTGAGGTGTAAATTAGTCTTCTCTTTAGTACAGGCGATAAATGTGCATAAAGCCAATAAGGCTATAAATGTCTTTTTCATAAAGTATTAAATTTCCTTTTTAATTGGCTGCAAAATAAGCAAAATAATTGGAATGTTCTTATACCAAAATCCTTGAAGTTGTAGTGCTAAAACTTATTCTATTTCTCTTTTAATGGATAGAGAGCTGGTTTGGAAATGAATTTTTGGATTTGCAATCAATTATGATCTTTAGCACCTGATAGGTTAAAAATGATACTAAATAAAACACCCGGATAGTGTGAACTATCCGGGTGCTGTATAATCTAACAGGAATTAAAATTATCCTTTTAGCCAGGACTCTCTTAGTGCTGTTTTGGCATTATCTGTTGCCTGGAGGCCTTTGGAATCAACCATGCTTAACTTGGCTTTGCCTTTAAGTACTATTTCTTTTCCATTGCGTTTTACGGTAACTGTTACAGGATCATTCTGCTTTAAGTTTTCGCTGGACATAATCATTTCATAAATCGTGTCCTGATTATAACTTGTGCCATTGAAAGAAGCCAAAATATCTCCACCTTTAGCGCCTAAAGTGGTAAAAAATTCATTTAATGGTGCGCCAGGTACAAAAAGAATTTCTTTAGTATCCGGATTGATCGTGATGAAAGGAGAACCGTCTTTTAGGAAAACATTTTCAGGTACTTTCGTTGTCGCCTCGCTAACGCCCATTTTAGCAAAATAGGTGGCATAAGGAATCGGTGTATTGCCTGCAACATATTTATCCAGGAAAGCGCCCACTTCAGGATAGGTAAGCTCGGTAACTTTTGCAAATAACTCGCTGTCATTAAAAGGCTTGCTGTTACCGTATTCTTTAGACAATTTTTGCATTAAATCTAAGATTCCTCTTTGGCCATTGCTGCTTTCGCGAATCTGTATATCAAGGCACATTGCGATTAGGGCTCCTTTTTCATATACGTTGGCATAAGCATCTTTATAGGGCTTTTTCAAAACGTCCCGGCTCATTTTTGTAAAGGGCATGGTGTCATCATAACGTTTTGAATTGACTATTTTTTCTGCCATGCGGTGGTAAAAATCATCTTCCGTAATCAATCCCTGATTTACCTGAAAAAGATTGGCGAAATATTCTGTGATGCCTTCATACATCCATAAATGCTCTGACATTTTCGGATTGTTATAATCGAAATACTGAATTTCTTTGGAATGGATGCTCAAAGGTGTAACAATATGGAAAAACTCATGGGATACAATATCTTTTAAACTCTCTACAAGTTGGTCTTTCGGCATGGCTTCCGGCATAACAACCGTTGTAGCTGTAGGATGTTCTAATGCACCAAATCCGTGTGCATCGCTTTTTTCCATATCAGAAAGGTAAATAAGGACGCTGTATTTTTTTGTAGCATTGAATTTGCCTAAAAACCGTTTTTGTGCCGTTATCATAGTTTTCATCTCCGGAGTGATGCTTTCTGCCGTAATCAGGCCATTAGGAGAATAAACGCTGATCAGGATATCCATTCCTTCAACAGTGAAAGTAGTATAATCCGGTTTCGCATACATGATAGGATTTTCTACCAGCTCAGCATAACGCGCTGTGGTAAAAACATCCGATGTTGTACTGGCATCGGTATCGGTCATAGAAGTGGCACCCCAAAGTGTTGTCGGGTGCAATACCGTAAGTTGGTAGGGTGTTTCTGTTTTGGTGTCAAAATACCCTATAAAACCATGAGTATTGATCATATAATTGTCCGGGGAGATATTTGTTCCGGCAGGAGAAAAAATCTCATGTGTCGTTTCAATATCGTAAGTGTCGTTAACAAGGTAGGTGATTTTAGTTAATGCTTTTGCATTGGATACGGTCCAGGTATTCACATCACCTTTGGTTACTGTAAGTAAATTGCCTTTGGCATCGTAAGCTTTCAGATCATCGATAAAGCGGCCATAATCATCTTCGGAATAGGTTCCGGGAACAATTTTGGGAAGATGATAGGTAGCCTGTTCGGTAGTGAATTTTGGTGTAATGACGGTAACGGCCACTTTATCATCTTTGACATTTTGCAGATCGAGAGTAACCTGTACTTCGTCGGATTTTGAAGTGCCTGATGTTGTCTGTTGACCAGGTTTACAACTCCATAGCATCGATAAAAGTGCAGCAGTATACAGTATTTTTTTCATGTTTTGATTTTTATAAATAAGTAGGTGATAGTGCTTAATTGTTACAAATTAACAGCAATTTTTAGAGAACAAAATTAGAAAGGGCAATAATATTTTCCTAAAATGTAATTTCAGCTATAGATAGTACGTGTTTTAACAAAAAGGCCTGCAATATATAGTATTACAGGCCTTGAAGGAATTAATCCAATTTATTTTTTATATAGTATTTACCATCCAGATCATCATCAAAATTATCACGGGACAGTGGTTTGGGTTTTTTAGGCGCATTTTTTTTCTTCCAGAGGGTATAATTATCAGGGGAAAGTTTTTTCTGCATCAGATCAGAAACTTCTTTCTCATTAATTCCATATTCCTTTTTAAGGAGCTCAAAAGGTTTTTTTTCCTCCAAGGCTATTTTGATAACTTTCTCGATCTGTTCGTTATCAAGTTCTACTATTTTACTTTTTTTCATTGCGCGAATAATTAATCCGGATCACTTTTTTTAATTGTTAATTATTCCCAATATTAATAAAAAAAATAATCACTTTGCAAAAAGTTAAAAAAAATATTTAAGTCGTAAGAACCAGTGTTTTGGTGCCTAATTACAGCTGATTTTATTGAAATAAAAACGCTATAATGTGCAGGTACAATTCAGCAGTTTTTTATAATAATTTCGTTCTTGCAATTATGGATTAGGTATAAAGATACGCCCAATACATGAGTACTAATTGAAGGGGCAGCCGAACGATTAGCAGCCATTTGGGCAGTCCCAATGCGGCTTTGTGATCGGTTAGCATTTGGATATTGGCAGGAAACACTGCAATTAGCAACAGTATGATACCCCAGGCTGAATAGCTTGAAATAGCAGGAATACACAAGGCGATGCCCAGTATAATCTCTGCGGCACCACTCAGTTGGTTCATTAATACGGGGGATTTAATATAGGGCGGGATCATTTTTGCATACAGGCGTGGTACACGAAAATGGTTAAGGCCTGCAAAAAAATAAATGAAGGCCATAAGATAAAGATGCCAGGGAAGCGTCATACGGGATGGTTTTTAAGTATAAATATAACCAATTAAATTCAGGAGTAAGGGTATGACAGCGCTGTATTTTATTTTTGCTATGCCCTTACAATAGGAATTGTACCGTGAAAACAGAACCTTTGCCGACCTAGCTTTGTACTGAAATTCTACCTTTCATATTTTCAATTTGCGTCTTCACAATGAAAAGGCCTATACCTTTTGCTTCAGGATGATTGTGGAATATCTGTTTCATTCCGAAGAGTTTCGATCCATTTTTAGACATATCAATGCCCAGTCCATTATCACTTACATGTAATAGTATGGTTTGCTTCGTTATTTCTGTATGAATTGTGATTTCCGGTCTTCGATTAGGATCCCGGTATTTCAGCGCATTACTGATGAGATTCTGAAAAATACTTTCGAGGTATATTTTAGAATACATGATGGAATTGATCTGGGAAAAATCAGCCTTGATAAGGGCATTGGATTTTAGGATTTCTCCCTGTAAAGATTCAATAGTACGGGAATAACAATCCTGAAAGACTAATAATTCCTGTTGTATGATTTTATTCTTTTTGAGGTGCAGCACCTCGATAAGCTGGTTCAGTGATTCATTTAGATTTTGTGCCACTTTTCGTAGCATTGAAAAAATCACTTTGTATTCTTCCAGCGTACTGTCCTGTTCCATTGTTGCTACTAAGGAAGTAATATTGCCAGCTGGTGATCTTAAATCGTGAATGGTAATATTGGCGAAGTCATTCAGCTGCTGATTTTGTACTGTAAGCTCTGTCATCAGGTTGGTCTGTATGATTTTTTCTAAAATCAGGCGTTCTGTATTTTTACGGATTTGAAGGTAAGCGAAAAATAGAATTGCAAAAGTACAGATTGCAAAAAGGGTAAAATTCCAATTGCGGGATTTGACATGAACTTCCGATTGATTCAGGTTGGCAGAAAGTAATTTTACCGACTGATTCTGATAGGCGGCCACAGATTTTCGGATAGAATCCATAATTTCTTTGCCCCGTCCTGCTTTTGTTATGGCAGCAGCAGCGTCCATTCCCGATTCTTTACGGGTTTTAATGGTGAGGGCGCTAATTTGTTTTTTGGATTCAATGAGGCGTTCCAAAGTATCGAGCTTAAGCACCTGGCCCCTGTTGAGCTCATTCATAGCGCGAAGCGAATCGAGCCATATTTCGAGATTTTTATGCCCCTGGTTGTATACTTCCAGGTAATTTTCATTTCCTGTAATAGTATATCCACGGCTTCCGGTTTCTAAATCAATAGTACTGGATAATATTTTTTCGAGTACCGTATTAATGGAACTTGTATGATGTACAATCATCCGGCTATCCCGTGCAAGCTGGGATTGATTGCGGGTAGAATATACCAGAATCGCAAAAATCCCGATAATAATGATAAAAATAAAATCTACTTTACTTTTAAGAGACAGTTTTGTCATAGAACAGCGTGGAATTATTTATTTCAGATAGGTAATAGGTGAGAATAGAAATGCAAAATAAAGTTTTTATTCTCAATGTATTATAGAAATCATTAAAACAAATTTAAATTTAACCACTGTTTAAAGGAGCCAAAACGTATAAATTGAATTAGTATAAAAAAAGCAACGGGTGATCAGGCTTGTCGTTTCCCAAATCGGATATTCATAATCACAATTGCCAGTAATATTAATACGATCCCTAACCATTGCAATGCGTTTACAGGTTCTTTAAGGAGTACATAGGCCATCATGACAGAAACCGGGAGTTCCAATGAGGAAACAATACTTCCCAGTCCGATTCCGGTTTTGGGAAAACCTGCCGTCAACAACATTGGAGGGATGATGGTACCAAATAAGGATAAGATAATACCCCATCGCAGGAGGATGTCAAAGTTGAAGGAACCTTCATAGCTGTAGATGGCAAAGCCCGTAATCACTACTGATCCACCAATAAGCATGAACAGGCTTCGTTGTGCAGAAGATAACTCTGTTGCAATCCTGTTGGATGTAAACATAGTCATAGTAAACGAAACAGCAGCCATAACGCCCCACATGATTCCTCTCCAGTCCAGTGCAACTTCGTTTTTAAGAATATTGGTCGCTAAAACAGTACCGGCGAGTACAATGAGGGTAGAGACGATTTTTTGTACAGAAGGTAATTTTTTAGTCAGGGTCATTTCCAATACGACACTCATCCAAACGGTTTGCATCAATAAGACAATACCAATAGATACCGGAATATAACGTACTGCCAAATAATAGAAGAGGCTGGTAAAACCCAAAGAAGTTCCGGCAGCCATAAGCTGAATGATATTTTTGCGTGTAGGGGCAATGACAGTGTTTTTTTTGCGGCTGCGTTGTACCAGATTGATAAGCAGCATACCGAGTATACCTAGGGCAAATTGGGATAGCGTAACTTCTGAAGTAGTGTAGCCTTCATCATAAGCCATTTTTACAAAAGTGGCCAGCATTCCATAACTGGATGCTCCTAATGCGACTAATAGTATTCCCTTAAAAGTAGTATTTCCTGACATGTTTTTTCAAATTAAAAAGCCGACAAAGATAGTCAGATAAGTTTGTTTTACTGAAGAATCCTTACAGTTTATTCCTATGAGGATATAATTGAAATCAATTTAAGAAAAAAGGAAATAATGTATTATAATTTAAGATAAAATGGATTAAAAAGCGAGTGCTGCCCTAAGATTGCACTTCTTGCAGCCAGAATGTTAATCCTGTATTTTGTAAAGGCAAAACAATAAATAAGCCCTACTTTTAAAGGCTTAATTAGAATCACTTTACTTCAAAATTTTATTTCATGAAAAAAATTATGATGATGCTCGCTGTTTTGGTGGCGGGATTGTACACAGTTCATGCTCAAAATCAGGGTATGGAATGGCTGAATCAGCCGAAAAAATGGTCAGGAGATGCAAAAAAATTAACGTATACTGTGGAACCTGATACTGACTTCTGGCAAGTGACACATTATGGGTTCAAGCGGGACAATGGGCCTTTTTATTACGTCGAGACCAAAGGCGATTTTGAAGTGAGTGTAAAAGTAAGTGGGAACTATTCAGAGCTCTTTCACCAGGCCGGGATCATGCTACGAATTGACGAAAAGAACTGGATTAAAACCGGGATTGAATTTGTAGATGGGAAACAAAACATCAGTGCGGTAGTAACCCGTGATGTTTCAGACTGGTCGGTGGTACCCCGGAATAATAGCCCGAAATCGGTATGGCTGAAAGTACTGCGCAAAGGAGATTATGCAGAAATAAAATACTCATTCGACGGAGAAAAATATGAAATGCTTCGTCTCGCTTATTTTCCTCCGGGTGTTCCGGTAAAAGTAGGGATGGTCGCTGCTGCTCCAGGTAAGGTATCGTTTCCGGTAACTTTTGAAAATTTTGAAATAAAAGCCATTTAATAACAACTGAAAACAAATAAATA
The Flavobacterium kingsejongi genome window above contains:
- a CDS encoding EamA family transporter, translating into MSGNTTFKGILLVALGASSYGMLATFVKMAYDEGYTTSEVTLSQFALGILGMLLINLVQRSRKKNTVIAPTRKNIIQLMAAGTSLGFTSLFYYLAVRYIPVSIGIVLLMQTVWMSVVLEMTLTKKLPSVQKIVSTLIVLAGTVLATNILKNEVALDWRGIMWGVMAAVSFTMTMFTSNRIATELSSAQRSLFMLIGGSVVITGFAIYSYEGSFNFDILLRWGIILSLFGTIIPPMLLTAGFPKTGIGLGSIVSSLELPVSVMMAYVLLKEPVNALQWLGIVLILLAIVIMNIRFGKRQA
- a CDS encoding DUF1349 domain-containing protein, producing the protein MKKIMMMLAVLVAGLYTVHAQNQGMEWLNQPKKWSGDAKKLTYTVEPDTDFWQVTHYGFKRDNGPFYYVETKGDFEVSVKVSGNYSELFHQAGIMLRIDEKNWIKTGIEFVDGKQNISAVVTRDVSDWSVVPRNNSPKSVWLKVLRKGDYAEIKYSFDGEKYEMLRLAYFPPGVPVKVGMVAAAPGKVSFPVTFENFEIKAI